The genomic DNA AGATGAAGACATCCTGTATGTCGATTTGCGATTTACTGATCCGCGCGGAAAAATGCACCATGTGACGATGGACGCATCGGTCGTTGATGAAGACATGTTTGCCGATGGCGTTATGTTTGACGGCTCTTCCATCGCCGGTTGGAAAGCCATCAACGAGTCCGATATGACCTTGATGCCAGACGCATCAACCTCAACCAGAGACCCGTTCTTTCAGGCACCGACCCTCGCCATTTTCTGCGATATTCTCGATCCGATCAGCGGTGAAGGTTATAATCGCGATCCGCGCATGACAGCCAAGAAGGCCGAAGCCTACGTCAAATCTTCGGGCGCCGGCGATACCGTCTATGTTGGACCGGAAGCTGAGTTCTTTGTGTTCGATGATGTGCGGTTTTCGACCGAGCCTTACAATACAGGCTTCCTGCTCGACAGCTCGGAACTGCCCAGCAACAATTATTCCGAATATGAGGGCGGTAATATGGGGCACCGGCCCCGCACCAAGGGCGGTTATTTCCCGGTACCGCCGGTAGATTCCGGACAGGACTGGCGCGGCGACATGCTGCAGAAAATGAAGCAGATGGGTGTTGTCGTTGAAAAGCATCACCATGAAGTGGCATCAGCACAGCACGAACTCGGCCTGGTTTATCAGACCCTGACAAAAATGGCTGACCACCAGCAGATCTACAAATATGTCGTGCATCAGGTCGCCCATGCCTGGGGCAAGACAGCCACCTTCATGCCAAAACCGGTCTATGGCGACAACGGCACCGGCATGCACTGCCACCAGTCTATCTGGAAAGACGGCAATCCGCTGTTTGCTGGCAATCAGTATGCTGATCTGTCGGAAGATTGCCTGTTTTACATCGGTGGCATTCTCAAACATGCGAAGTCCATTAACGCCTTCACCAACCCGTCAACTAACTCCTATAAGCGGTTGGTTCCCGGCTTCGAAGCTCCGGTTCTGCTGGCCTACTCGGCCCGCAACCGCTCTGCATCCTGCCGTATTCCGTTCAGCGCCTCGCCGAAGGGCAAGCGCGTTGAAATTCGCTTCCCCGATCCGACCGCCAATCCGTATCTGGCCTTCACCGCCCTGTTGATGGCCGGTCTTGACGGCATCAAGAACAAAATGCATCCGGGCGAAGCCATGGACAAGGATCTGTATGATCTGCCTCCAGCGGAACTGGCTGAAATTCCAACAGTGGCCGCATCCCTGCGCGAGGCGCTTGAATGTCTTGATGCCGACCGCGATTACCTGAAAGCCGGCGGTGTCATGGACGATGATCAGATCGACGCCTATATCGATTTGAAGATGGAAGAAAACATCCGCTACGAACACACACCGCATCCAGTTGAATTCGACATGTATTATTCTGTCTGATTACAGCAGATACGATCACACGAAAGGCGCCCCCTGCGGGCGCCTTTTTTGTCAGTATCTTTGTGAACTTTCGGCGCAGTTGAGTTTTGAAAAACTTAAAGTGAACCGGACGCACTCAACCGGAGACGCAGATCTGCTACACGGATTTCAATACAATTCGCGGGAACACTGCCTCGCACAACAGGGGCACTTGGTTGCACCGTGTTCTGGTTGTTTCAAAGAAGATAAAAAACCAGGAAAAAAAGTAAAAACAAAGTTCCCACAGATATAGGCAGGCGAATCTGAAATTCAGATGCCCGCAATGCTGCTTCCAGAGCAGCTGAGTATTTAACAGCAGCCGGCGAACCTAAATACACATTAGGTTCGCCGGCTGGTGTGGACTTGTCGCCCATGTGATCCTCGACACAATACCTGACCAGATCGGCTTTCAACATGACCCATTAAGGTAAACTTTTTATTGCCAAGGTTCAGACAAGGCATTTTTTTTCAAGGAACCTGATCCGGATCATCCAGAATGCGTGCAGATCCACCGCTTCCGGTTCCACTCGCCTACCGCTTGCTGCGGGTTTGCCTCAAAGCAATGGGTGTCGGGTGTTGCCCTTGGCTCTGCATTCTGCACCCAAGCAGACAGAATGACGGGCAAAAAAGCGCAATCCCTGAAAAATGCGTGGCTCAGTAGCCGCCTTTGCCACTTTTTGTTCTATCTTTGTCTATAGTCGATCGACCGAATCATCATGGGACCCCTACAGGAAATGAGCAACGCAGAGGACCTTTTTGGCAGCCCCGCCGCCGGATCTTCCCAGGCATCGCAGCCGCATGCGCCGCAAAAATCCACTGCGAAGCGGAGGACTGCGGGAAATTTCAGCGATCCCGAAGCCTATACCGCTGCTGACATCGAAGTCCTGGAGGGGTTGGAACCGGTCCGCAAGCGCCCCGGCATGTATATTGGCGGCACGGACGAAAAAGCGCTGCATCATCTGTTTTCCGAAGTCATCGACAATTCGATGGATGAAGCGATCGCAGGGCACGCCAACTGGATCGAAGTCAGTTGCAACGCGGACGGCTCGCTCAGCGTAACCGACAATGGCCGCGGTATTCCAGTCGATGCCCACCCTAAATTCAAAGACCGTTCTGCACTGGAAGTCATCATGACCACGTTGCATGCAGGCGGAAAATTCGATTCAAAGGTCTATGAGACCTCCGGTGGCCTGCACGGCGTTGGCATCTCCGTGGTCAATGCCCTGTCGGATGTGCTGGAAGTCGAGGTCGCCCGGAACCGCAAGCTGTACCGGCAGACCTTTTCGCGTGGTCATGCCACCAGCAGACTTGAGGAGCTGGGCGACACACAGAATCGCCGGGGCACCAAAATTACCTTTCATCCCGATGCTCAGATTTTTGGTGAAAGCGCCCGCTTCAAACCGGCCATCCTGTTCAAAATGGCCCGTGCAAAAGCCTACCTGTTTGGCGGCGTCGAAATTCGCTGGCGTTGCGATCCCGCGTTGCTTGGCGACAAGGACACCACGCCTTTGGAAGGCACTTATCATTTTCCAGGGGGACTTAAGGACTATCTGGAAGACCAGATGGATACAAAGCACCGTGTCACAGACGAGATTTTTTCCGGCCAGGCAGGCCGCCGCGGCGGACATGGATCTGTCGAGTGGGCTTTGATCTGGTTCGCAGGAGACGGATTTGTTCAATCCTACTGCAACACGGTGCCCACTGGCGATGGTGGCACCCATGAAAGCGGGCTACGAACCGCCCTGCTCCGCGGCTTGAAAGCCTATGCGGAATTGACTGGCAACAAACGCGCCTCGATCATCACCGCAGATGATGTGATGACCTCGTCTGCTGCCATGCTGTCGGTGTTTATTCGCGAACCGGAATTTGTTGGACAGACCAAAGACAAGCTTGCATCCGGCGAAGCCACAAAGATTGTTGAAAGCGCGATACGCGATGCGTTTGACCATTGGCTGACCGGATCTCCCTCACAAGCTTCCAAATTGCTGGAATGGGTTGTCGACCGTGCCGAGGAACGCCTGCGCCGCCGCCAAGAAAAGGAAATCAACCGCAAAAGCGCCACCCGCAAATTGCGCCTGCCGGGCAAGCTGGCGGATTGTTCGGGCAGCGCGGCCTCCGGATCTGAGCTGTTTATCGTTGAAGGAGACTCCGCCGGTGGCTCCGCCAAACAGGCCCGCAACCGCAAGAATCAGGCTGTATTGCCACTGCGCGGAAAAATCCTCAATGTTGCCAATGCCGGCCGTGAAAAGCTGGCGGCCAATCAACAATTGTCTGATCTGTGTCAGGCTTTGGGGACCGGTCTTCGCGTCAATTACCGCTCCAGCGATCTGCGCTATGACAAGATAGTCATTATGACGGATGCCGATGTGGATGGCGCCCACATCGCATCCCTGCTGATTACTTTCTTCTACCGCGAAATGCCGGATCTGATCGAAGACGGGCACCTCTATCTGGCGGTGCCGCCGCTGTATCGCCTCAGCCAGGGCGGCAAAACCATGTATGCCCGGGATGATGCGCATAAGGATGAATTACTGGAAAGCGACTTCAAAGGCCGCGGCAAAATCGACATTGGCCGCTTTAAGGGTCTGGGCGAAATGATGCCTGCCCAGTTGAAGCAAACCACAATGAACCCCGGCACACGTACGCTTTTGAAGGTACGCATCGAAGAAGCGGAAATCGACAAAACCAGAGATTCTGTCGAACAATTGATGGGAAACAAGCCCGAAGCCCGTTTCAGCTTTATTCAGGAAAATGCGGAATTCGCCAGCGAATTGGATATTTAAAAAAATCTTGGTTCCCGCAGCAAATCTGCAACGCTCCACCAATCCGGTCGCGACCGAAAACAGGTTCATAGTCGTTGTATGACGCAGCAAAACTGATTCAGCGTTAATGCGCGGCTTACAATGCTGACATTCTTCTGTTCATGAACACCCAGGCATTTGCCGTTGAAACTGTGCAGCAAACGCTTGCGGCTATATCGTCATCCGGGTGGTTTGTTGGGTTGGCGAGAAAATGGCTTATGACAAATAGCCATAAAGGCACGCCTGTCGGCTCATCCAGACGAAACAAAAATACTTTATAATCAACTGGTTATCATGCTTTTGCAAACAACCAAACTGTGCCCTATTCGCTCCAGATCAATAAATCGATCTGCTGGTTGAGGAGAATACAGGCTTGTCAGTCCAGTTTCGGCGCAAATGCGAGTGGCGCATTAAACTGGAAGCTGACGCGAACAATGGTCCTGATGCGCGCTATAGCTGCAGATTATTTTTTTAGACAGAAAAACGTATACTTTTGGCGTAGCAAGTAACTGATACTTCGGAGATTCGTTGACATTTCACATTGTTACCCTATGTTGCCGGAAACAACCGAATGACGCCAAGTTTCGCGTCGCAACAGATTGGTTCAGAACCCATCTCCGAAAAGCCTCAGATGACATTTAACGACCTTGGACTAAGCCCAAAAGTTCTCGCAGCTGTGGAACGTGTTGGCTATACCGAACCGACTCCCATTCAAGCGGGCGCAATTCCGCATGTTCTGCAGAAACGCGATGTGCTGGGAACAGCGCAGACCGGAACCGGTAAAACCGCCAGCTTCACACTGCCGATGCTGACCCTGCTGGAAAAAGGCCGTGCCCGCACGCGCATGCCCCGCACCCTGATCCTGGAGCCGACTCGCGAATTGGCCGCCCAGGTTGAGGAAAACTTCAAGATTTACGGCTCCGGCCACAAATTAAATGTGGCGCTGCTGATCGGAGGTGTCTCCTTCGACGAACAGGAAAAGAAGCTGGTGCGCGGCGCTGATGTGCTGATTGCTACCCCAGGCCGTCTGCTGGATCATTTCGAGCGCGGCAAACTGCTTTTGACTGGTGTCGAAATTCTTGTGATCGATGAAGCGGACCGCATGCTTGATATGGGTTTCATCCCGGATATTGAACGCATCTGCAAATTGATTCCCTTCACGCGCCAGACGCTGTTTTTCTCGGCGACCATGCCCAAAGAAATTCAGAAGCTGGCCGACCAGTTCCTACATAATCCGGCAAGAATTGAAGTGGCCGCACGGTCTTCAGCAGCTTTGACTGTCACCCAGAACGTGGTTCATTGCGGCAGCAAACCCAGCGAAAAGCGCGCTGCATTGCGTCAGTTGATTGACAATGCCAAGGATCTTCAGAACGCAATCATTTTCTGCAATCGCAAACGCGATGTGGCGACAGTGGCCCGCTCGCTGGAACGCCACGGCTACAACGCCGGCGCATTGCACGGCGACATGGACCAGCATGCCCGCATGAAGATGCTGGCATCATTCAAGGATCTGAGCACTACCCTGCTGGTGGCCAGTGATGTTGCGGCGCGCGGGCTCGATATTCCGGAAGTCAGCCACGTATTCAATTTTGATGTGCCGACCCATGCCGAGGATTACGTCCACCGCATCGGCCGAACCGGTCGCGCCGGGCGTAGCGGCACGGCGTTTACACTGGTGTCCCGGTCAGAACAGAAATATCTCGATGCGGTGGAAAAACTGCTCGGAATACCGCTGGTCGTACCAGGCAGCGTATCGCAGCCAGCGCCAGAAAAAGTCAAATCTGAGGAAACGGCCAACACAGTGTCTGACGAAGTTTCGGCTGAGTCCGGCAGCAGAAGGCAAAAACGGAATACAGGCAGAACGAGAAAACCGGAGAAGGTTATTAAATCTAAAGATGATAATACTGTATCCGATACTACAACTGCCACTGTAAAGCCTGGCAAGGCCACCAGAGATGAAGATTCTCCGAAACCGCGCAGCCCCAGAACTGCAAACCGGCGCAAGCAGACCGCGAATGACAATGTGCCTTTTGCCGAAGCAGATCACGTTCCCGCATTTTTACTTCGGTCCGTCAATCTGAACTAAGTTGAGCAGTTTTTCTGTTCAAAT from Pararhizobium sp. IMCC3301 includes the following:
- the glnA gene encoding type I glutamate--ammonia ligase codes for the protein MTTENDILKQIKDEDILYVDLRFTDPRGKMHHVTMDASVVDEDMFADGVMFDGSSIAGWKAINESDMTLMPDASTSTRDPFFQAPTLAIFCDILDPISGEGYNRDPRMTAKKAEAYVKSSGAGDTVYVGPEAEFFVFDDVRFSTEPYNTGFLLDSSELPSNNYSEYEGGNMGHRPRTKGGYFPVPPVDSGQDWRGDMLQKMKQMGVVVEKHHHEVASAQHELGLVYQTLTKMADHQQIYKYVVHQVAHAWGKTATFMPKPVYGDNGTGMHCHQSIWKDGNPLFAGNQYADLSEDCLFYIGGILKHAKSINAFTNPSTNSYKRLVPGFEAPVLLAYSARNRSASCRIPFSASPKGKRVEIRFPDPTANPYLAFTALLMAGLDGIKNKMHPGEAMDKDLYDLPPAELAEIPTVAASLREALECLDADRDYLKAGGVMDDDQIDAYIDLKMEENIRYEHTPHPVEFDMYYSV
- the parE gene encoding DNA topoisomerase IV subunit B — its product is MSNAEDLFGSPAAGSSQASQPHAPQKSTAKRRTAGNFSDPEAYTAADIEVLEGLEPVRKRPGMYIGGTDEKALHHLFSEVIDNSMDEAIAGHANWIEVSCNADGSLSVTDNGRGIPVDAHPKFKDRSALEVIMTTLHAGGKFDSKVYETSGGLHGVGISVVNALSDVLEVEVARNRKLYRQTFSRGHATSRLEELGDTQNRRGTKITFHPDAQIFGESARFKPAILFKMARAKAYLFGGVEIRWRCDPALLGDKDTTPLEGTYHFPGGLKDYLEDQMDTKHRVTDEIFSGQAGRRGGHGSVEWALIWFAGDGFVQSYCNTVPTGDGGTHESGLRTALLRGLKAYAELTGNKRASIITADDVMTSSAAMLSVFIREPEFVGQTKDKLASGEATKIVESAIRDAFDHWLTGSPSQASKLLEWVVDRAEERLRRRQEKEINRKSATRKLRLPGKLADCSGSAASGSELFIVEGDSAGGSAKQARNRKNQAVLPLRGKILNVANAGREKLAANQQLSDLCQALGTGLRVNYRSSDLRYDKIVIMTDADVDGAHIASLLITFFYREMPDLIEDGHLYLAVPPLYRLSQGGKTMYARDDAHKDELLESDFKGRGKIDIGRFKGLGEMMPAQLKQTTMNPGTRTLLKVRIEEAEIDKTRDSVEQLMGNKPEARFSFIQENAEFASELDI
- a CDS encoding DEAD/DEAH box helicase, with translation MTFNDLGLSPKVLAAVERVGYTEPTPIQAGAIPHVLQKRDVLGTAQTGTGKTASFTLPMLTLLEKGRARTRMPRTLILEPTRELAAQVEENFKIYGSGHKLNVALLIGGVSFDEQEKKLVRGADVLIATPGRLLDHFERGKLLLTGVEILVIDEADRMLDMGFIPDIERICKLIPFTRQTLFFSATMPKEIQKLADQFLHNPARIEVAARSSAALTVTQNVVHCGSKPSEKRAALRQLIDNAKDLQNAIIFCNRKRDVATVARSLERHGYNAGALHGDMDQHARMKMLASFKDLSTTLLVASDVAARGLDIPEVSHVFNFDVPTHAEDYVHRIGRTGRAGRSGTAFTLVSRSEQKYLDAVEKLLGIPLVVPGSVSQPAPEKVKSEETANTVSDEVSAESGSRRQKRNTGRTRKPEKVIKSKDDNTVSDTTTATVKPGKATRDEDSPKPRSPRTANRRKQTANDNVPFAEADHVPAFLLRSVNLN